From a region of the Streptomyces sp. NBC_01454 genome:
- the mqnC gene encoding cyclic dehypoxanthinyl futalosine synthase, with protein sequence MTENADLQSVLDRAAQGGRITPQEALDLYRSAPLHALGKAADAARRRRYAGTEHIATYIIERNINYTNVCVTACKFCAFYAAPKDTAKGWTRDLDDILRRCAETVELGGTQIMFQGGHHPDYGVEYYEEHFSAIKKAFPQLVIHSLGASEVEHMARISKVSVEEAIRRIHAAGLDSFAGAGAELLPARPRKAIAPLKESGERWLEIMEAAHHLGVESTSTMLMGTGETNAERIEHLRMIRDVQDRTGGFRAFIPYTYQPENNRLKGQTQATLFEYLRMIAIARLFLDNVAHIQGSWLTTGKEAGQLSLHYGADDLGSIMLEENVVSSAGAKHRSNRMEIIDLIRKAGRVPAQRATTYEHLVVHDDPANDPVDDKVVSHLSSTALEGGTAHPELKFVEAN encoded by the coding sequence GTGACCGAGAACGCCGACCTCCAGTCCGTGCTCGACCGCGCCGCGCAGGGCGGCCGGATCACGCCGCAGGAAGCGCTCGACCTGTACCGCTCCGCCCCGCTGCACGCACTGGGCAAGGCCGCCGACGCCGCCCGCCGCCGTCGCTACGCGGGCACCGAGCACATCGCCACCTACATCATCGAACGCAACATCAACTACACCAACGTGTGTGTGACGGCGTGCAAGTTCTGCGCGTTCTACGCCGCGCCGAAGGACACCGCCAAGGGCTGGACCCGCGATCTCGACGACATCCTGCGCCGCTGCGCGGAGACCGTCGAACTCGGCGGCACGCAGATCATGTTCCAGGGTGGCCACCACCCGGACTACGGCGTCGAGTACTACGAGGAACACTTCTCGGCGATCAAGAAGGCCTTCCCGCAGCTGGTCATCCACTCCCTCGGCGCTTCCGAGGTCGAGCACATGGCCCGGATCTCCAAGGTGTCCGTCGAGGAGGCGATCCGGCGGATTCACGCCGCCGGGCTCGACTCCTTCGCGGGCGCCGGCGCCGAGCTGCTGCCGGCCCGTCCGCGCAAGGCCATCGCCCCGCTGAAGGAGTCCGGCGAGCGCTGGCTGGAGATCATGGAGGCGGCCCACCACCTGGGTGTGGAGTCGACGTCCACGATGCTGATGGGCACCGGCGAGACCAACGCCGAGCGCATCGAGCACCTCCGCATGATCCGCGACGTCCAGGACCGTACGGGCGGCTTCCGCGCCTTCATCCCGTACACCTACCAGCCCGAGAACAACCGCCTCAAGGGTCAGACGCAGGCCACCCTCTTCGAGTACCTGCGCATGATCGCCATCGCCCGGCTCTTCCTCGACAACGTCGCGCACATCCAGGGCTCGTGGCTGACCACCGGCAAGGAAGCCGGCCAGCTCTCGCTGCACTACGGCGCGGACGACCTCGGCTCGATCATGCTGGAGGAGAACGTGGTCTCCTCGGCCGGTGCCAAGCACCGCTCCAACCGCATGGAGATCATCGACCTGATCCGCAAGGCGGGCCGGGTCCCGGCACAGCGCGCCACGACCTACGAGCACCTGGTCGTGCACGACGACCCGGCCAACGACCCGGTCGACGACAAGGTCGTCTCGCATCTGTCCTCGACGGCGCTCGAGGGCGGCACGGCCCATCCGGAGCTGAAGTTCGTCGAGGCCAACTGA
- a CDS encoding ATP nucleotide 3'-pyrophosphokinase, translating to MNITRTARRTVSRATMAAAVATALGLGAVPAATAAAPATAPHAVRTPDTGPHGGWHQDGLRLKAADNRKVDAFVARARRAERSISPQVRAVARISHAELIGFDQRLKSPDSLKRKVATWMHESPGQSVDTSLGLINDAVRYTLQWPAGRYSQGVNTAAALLSAWGNDSTRWANTWHRTAGYKAINSAWRAPRSGQLFEVQFHTPQSKAAQLQTHKLYEEERLPGTPSARVRELQEQQNAIFAAVPVPAGAERLTAPAHRVADPSRHRPAPDPARRLPAPAHVPVS from the coding sequence ATGAACATCACCCGCACCGCCCGCCGGACCGTCTCCCGGGCCACGATGGCGGCCGCAGTGGCCACCGCGCTCGGCCTGGGCGCCGTCCCCGCCGCGACCGCGGCCGCCCCGGCCACCGCCCCGCACGCCGTACGGACCCCGGACACCGGCCCGCACGGCGGCTGGCACCAGGACGGACTGCGGCTGAAGGCCGCCGACAACCGGAAGGTGGACGCCTTCGTGGCCCGCGCCCGGCGGGCCGAGCGCTCCATCAGCCCCCAGGTCCGCGCCGTCGCCCGGATCAGCCATGCCGAACTCATCGGCTTCGACCAGCGGCTGAAGTCGCCGGACTCGCTCAAGCGCAAGGTCGCCACCTGGATGCACGAGTCGCCGGGGCAGTCGGTGGACACCTCGCTCGGCCTGATCAACGACGCGGTCCGCTACACCCTCCAGTGGCCGGCCGGCAGGTACAGCCAGGGCGTGAACACCGCGGCCGCCCTGCTGTCCGCCTGGGGCAACGACTCCACGCGCTGGGCCAACACCTGGCACCGGACCGCCGGCTACAAGGCGATCAACTCCGCCTGGCGCGCGCCCCGCTCCGGCCAGCTCTTCGAGGTCCAGTTCCACACGCCCCAGAGCAAGGCGGCGCAGCTGCAGACGCACAAGCTGTACGAGGAGGAGCGGCTGCCGGGCACCCCGTCCGCGCGGGTGCGTGAGCTCCAGGAACAGCAGAACGCGATCTTCGCGGCGGTGCCGGTGCCGGCGGGCGCCGAGCGGCTGACCGCCCCGGCCCACCGGGTGGCCGACCCGTCCCGCCACCGGCCGGCCCCGGACCCGGCACGCCGTCTCCCGGCTCCGGCCCACGTCCCCGTCAGCTGA
- a CDS encoding demethylmenaquinone methyltransferase codes for MTRASLDKQPHEVAAMFDDVAARYDLTNDVLSLGQARLWRKEVERAVAARPAERVLDLAAGTGTSSLPFAGAGAYVVPCDFSVGMLGEGKKRHPWLPFTAGDGTRLPFADGVFDAVTISFGLRNIQDTDAALAELYRVTKPGGRLVICEFSEPTWAPFRTVYTEYLMRALPPVARAVSSNPDAYVYLAESIRTWPNQPELAARLQGVGWTGVAWRNLTGGVVALHRGTKPAGS; via the coding sequence GTGACCCGAGCATCCCTGGACAAGCAGCCGCACGAAGTCGCCGCGATGTTCGACGACGTGGCGGCACGGTACGACCTCACCAACGATGTCCTCTCCCTGGGGCAGGCGCGGCTGTGGCGCAAGGAGGTGGAGCGCGCGGTGGCCGCACGCCCCGCCGAGCGGGTGCTCGACCTCGCGGCCGGCACCGGCACCTCCTCGCTGCCGTTCGCCGGGGCCGGTGCGTACGTCGTGCCCTGCGACTTCTCCGTCGGCATGCTGGGCGAGGGCAAGAAACGCCACCCGTGGCTGCCGTTCACGGCCGGCGACGGCACCCGGCTGCCGTTCGCGGACGGGGTGTTCGACGCCGTCACCATCTCCTTCGGGCTGCGCAACATCCAGGACACCGACGCCGCGCTGGCGGAGCTGTACCGGGTCACCAAGCCCGGCGGACGCCTGGTGATCTGCGAGTTCAGCGAGCCGACGTGGGCGCCGTTCCGGACCGTCTACACCGAGTACCTGATGCGCGCGCTGCCGCCGGTCGCCCGCGCGGTCAGCAGCAACCCGGACGCCTACGTCTATCTCGCCGAGTCCATCCGTACCTGGCCGAACCAGCCCGAACTCGCCGCCCGGCTCCAGGGCGTGGGCTGGACCGGGGTGGCCTGGCGCAACCTGACCGGCGGCGTCGTGGCACTGCACCGGGGGACCAAACCCGCCGGGAGCTGA
- a CDS encoding serine/threonine-protein kinase, translated as MEPLSPDDPRALGGYRLLGRLGAGGMGRVYLGRSAGGRTVAVKAVHAHFAADDQFRARFRREIESARRVGGDWTAPVLDADPDAAVPWIATGYAAGPSLAQAVAGTGPLAGHTVRALGAGLAEALAAVHALGLVHRDVKPSNVLLTLDGPLLIDFGIARATEGTASLTSTGVSVGSPGYMAPEQILGNGAAGAADVFSLGAVLAFAATGLSPFPGDSSAALLYKVVHEEPVLGPQLDGALRESVVACLAKNPADRPAPEALAARLAGEGSGGAAGLVRAGWLPGPLVEQVSRQAVELLNLEAGEEPARAGHGAAGAVPGGAFGPPDPSYGAVSGLVPFDSPAQAGAPATRTSGVRAQPPGPPVPVAPWPAAGGVPSPAGTGPSATGGQRAAATGPDRPPAAGLADLPTGAAPAAPEERRIALSGALGGGRDRPRRLSCTLVLSVAGALAAATTAGFVFHLLPGAGGGADGGAQPGARPPAGGRPTPRPSSPGAGAGAVAAPFLGTWTGSVTTSHGIPNGTITSVIKKGGTGAYVIHTTYDAVLVKCRAKARLESATGKRLVLMERPDGKQGPGCTGNQSRVTYTLGPGGRLAFASDDDAGGTPRATLTRR; from the coding sequence ATGGAGCCGCTGTCACCGGACGACCCACGGGCCCTGGGCGGATACCGGCTGCTGGGCAGGCTCGGCGCGGGCGGGATGGGCCGGGTCTATCTCGGGCGCAGCGCCGGCGGCCGTACCGTCGCCGTGAAGGCCGTCCATGCGCACTTCGCCGCGGACGACCAGTTCCGGGCGCGGTTCCGGCGCGAGATCGAGTCGGCGCGGCGGGTGGGCGGCGACTGGACGGCACCGGTACTGGACGCCGACCCCGACGCGGCCGTCCCCTGGATCGCCACCGGCTATGCCGCCGGCCCCTCGCTCGCCCAGGCCGTCGCCGGGACCGGGCCGCTGGCCGGGCACACCGTACGGGCGCTGGGCGCCGGGCTGGCCGAGGCGCTGGCCGCGGTGCACGCGCTCGGGCTGGTGCACCGGGACGTCAAGCCGTCGAACGTGCTGCTGACGCTCGACGGGCCGCTGCTGATCGACTTCGGGATCGCCCGGGCCACGGAGGGCACCGCCTCGCTGACCTCCACGGGGGTCTCGGTGGGGTCGCCCGGCTACATGGCGCCCGAACAGATCCTGGGCAACGGGGCCGCGGGTGCCGCCGATGTGTTCTCGCTCGGCGCGGTGCTGGCCTTCGCGGCGACCGGCCTCAGCCCCTTCCCGGGGGACTCGTCCGCCGCGCTGCTCTACAAGGTCGTGCACGAGGAACCCGTACTGGGGCCGCAACTCGACGGCGCGCTACGGGAGTCGGTGGTCGCCTGTCTGGCCAAGAACCCCGCGGACCGGCCCGCCCCCGAGGCGCTGGCGGCGCGGCTCGCGGGGGAGGGGAGCGGCGGCGCGGCGGGCCTGGTGCGTGCGGGGTGGCTGCCCGGCCCGCTGGTCGAGCAGGTCAGCCGGCAGGCGGTGGAGCTGCTGAACCTCGAGGCGGGGGAGGAGCCGGCGCGGGCGGGACACGGTGCGGCGGGTGCGGTGCCCGGTGGTGCGTTCGGGCCTCCGGATCCCTCGTACGGGGCGGTGTCCGGGCTGGTGCCCTTCGACAGTCCGGCCCAGGCCGGGGCGCCGGCGACGCGGACCTCCGGGGTTCGCGCGCAGCCGCCCGGTCCGCCCGTGCCGGTGGCGCCGTGGCCGGCGGCCGGCGGGGTGCCGTCCCCGGCAGGAACGGGCCCTTCGGCGACGGGCGGGCAGCGCGCGGCGGCCACCGGCCCGGACCGTCCGCCCGCCGCCGGCCTCGCCGACCTGCCGACCGGGGCGGCGCCGGCCGCCCCCGAGGAGCGGCGGATCGCGCTGTCCGGTGCGCTCGGCGGCGGCCGGGACCGGCCGCGGCGGCTGAGCTGCACGCTGGTGTTGTCGGTGGCCGGGGCGCTCGCCGCCGCGACGACGGCCGGGTTCGTCTTCCATCTGCTGCCCGGAGCGGGCGGCGGGGCGGACGGCGGAGCGCAGCCCGGCGCCAGGCCGCCGGCCGGCGGCAGGCCGACGCCCCGGCCCAGCAGTCCGGGTGCCGGCGCGGGCGCCGTTGCCGCGCCGTTCCTCGGCACCTGGACGGGCAGCGTCACGACCTCGCACGGCATCCCGAACGGCACGATCACCAGCGTCATCAAGAAGGGCGGCACGGGCGCGTACGTCATCCACACCACCTATGACGCGGTGCTGGTGAAGTGCCGGGCCAAGGCGCGGCTGGAGTCGGCCACCGGGAAGCGGCTGGTGCTCATGGAGCGTCCGGACGGAAAGCAGGGGCCCGGCTGCACGGGCAACCAGTCGCGGGTGACGTACACGCTGGGCCCGGGCGGCAGGCTCGCCTTCGCCTCGGACGACGACGCGGGCGGCACGCCGCGGGCGACGCTGACCAGGCGCTGA
- a CDS encoding C40 family peptidase, with protein MSPNALIPSHRKPRRPSASSRALRAGVTGGFLTLAVTGATVPANAAEKPVSETQEMPTITTALATSAAKSADTAEQVAFNYERQALQDNAFSKAAKSAEKAKAEAVKKAKAAAKKKAEEARKAKEATQARASRSSERTTLSAPSTATGSSATLVAFLKAQLGKAYVLGSSGPSSYDCSGLTQAAFNQIGVDLPRVSQDQSTAGTQVGLDNLQVGDILYWGSAGSAYHVGVYVGGGNFIGAQNPSTGIVERPLNYDMPTGAVRVL; from the coding sequence ATGTCCCCGAACGCACTCATACCCAGCCACCGGAAGCCCCGTCGCCCTTCCGCGTCCTCGCGGGCGCTGCGTGCCGGAGTGACCGGTGGCTTCCTCACCCTCGCGGTCACCGGCGCCACCGTGCCGGCCAACGCCGCGGAGAAGCCCGTCTCCGAAACCCAGGAGATGCCGACGATCACGACGGCGCTGGCCACCAGCGCCGCGAAGAGCGCCGACACCGCTGAACAGGTCGCGTTCAACTACGAGCGTCAGGCACTCCAGGACAACGCCTTCTCCAAGGCCGCCAAGTCCGCGGAGAAGGCCAAGGCCGAGGCCGTGAAGAAGGCCAAGGCCGCGGCCAAGAAGAAGGCCGAGGAGGCCCGCAAGGCCAAGGAGGCCACGCAGGCCCGTGCGTCGCGCTCCTCGGAGCGGACCACCCTGTCCGCCCCGTCCACCGCCACCGGCTCCTCCGCGACCCTTGTCGCCTTCCTCAAGGCGCAGCTCGGCAAGGCGTACGTGCTGGGTTCCAGCGGCCCGTCCTCGTACGACTGCTCCGGCCTGACCCAGGCCGCGTTCAACCAGATCGGCGTCGACCTGCCGCGGGTCTCGCAGGACCAGTCCACCGCCGGCACCCAGGTCGGCCTGGACAACCTCCAGGTCGGCGACATCCTGTACTGGGGCAGCGCGGGCAGCGCCTACCACGTCGGTGTCTACGTCGGTGGCGGCAATTTCATCGGCGCCCAGAACCCGAGCACCGGCATCGTCGAGCGCCCGCTCAACTACGACATGCCGACCGGCGCGGTGCGCGTCCTGTAG
- a CDS encoding imidazolonepropionase-like domain-containing protein, translating into MLTLHRVRGVRLVPDGAPAAGHAVLVDGGRIAAIGPYEELLAAHGDQARVREWDGVLTPGRTEPDAAALLETVYHPDPREAGELGSEPVGGEALAALDMTEARWGAGARRGLQRLLALGTTALTGPFTRPAVRTAVQRSGLAELPAGRARTLTVGGAADFAVFAGDGSCLATVLAGRLVHRRR; encoded by the coding sequence ATGCTGACACTTCACCGCGTGCGCGGCGTCCGGCTCGTCCCCGACGGGGCGCCGGCCGCCGGTCACGCGGTCCTCGTCGACGGCGGCCGGATCGCCGCCATCGGGCCGTACGAGGAGCTGCTGGCGGCCCACGGTGACCAGGCGCGGGTGCGGGAGTGGGATGGCGTGCTGACCCCCGGCCGTACCGAACCGGACGCCGCGGCGCTGCTGGAGACCGTCTACCACCCCGACCCCCGCGAGGCCGGCGAGCTCGGGAGTGAGCCGGTCGGCGGCGAGGCGCTCGCCGCGCTCGACATGACCGAGGCACGCTGGGGCGCCGGCGCCCGCCGCGGCCTCCAGCGGCTGCTGGCCCTCGGCACGACGGCGCTGACCGGGCCGTTCACCCGGCCCGCGGTCCGTACGGCCGTCCAGCGGTCCGGACTCGCGGAGCTGCCCGCCGGCCGGGCGCGGACGCTGACCGTCGGCGGAGCGGCCGATTTCGCCGTCTTCGCCGGGGACGGCAGCTGTCTGGCCACGGTGCTGGCCGGCCGTCTCGTCCACCGCCGCCGCTGA
- a CDS encoding carboxymuconolactone decarboxylase family protein, giving the protein MNARMKNPATVLPEAMQPLLDVFKATRQGGVPEATLELVHLRASQINGCSFCVDGGVKSARKNGVSDERLFAVAAWREAPYFSDAERAALALTEAATRLADSADPVPDTVWDAAADHFDERQLAAIILTIGVTNLFNRLNATIRQPAGAGW; this is encoded by the coding sequence ATGAACGCACGGATGAAGAACCCCGCAACGGTCCTCCCCGAAGCCATGCAGCCCCTGCTCGACGTGTTCAAGGCGACGCGTCAGGGCGGGGTGCCGGAGGCGACGCTGGAGCTGGTGCATCTGCGCGCCAGCCAGATCAACGGCTGCAGCTTCTGCGTCGACGGAGGCGTCAAGAGCGCCCGGAAGAACGGGGTGAGTGACGAGCGGCTGTTCGCGGTGGCGGCCTGGCGGGAGGCGCCGTACTTCTCGGACGCCGAGCGCGCCGCCCTGGCGCTCACCGAGGCGGCCACCCGGCTCGCCGACAGTGCCGACCCGGTGCCGGACACCGTATGGGACGCCGCCGCCGACCACTTCGACGAGCGGCAGCTGGCGGCGATCATCCTGACGATCGGGGTCACCAACCTCTTCAACCGCCTCAACGCGACCATCAGGCAGCCGGCGGGCGCGGGCTGGTGA
- a CDS encoding geranylgeranyl reductase family protein, protein MPGGTQKSRYRLPGDSTVTESASVTDSVTQARSEHSADVIVVGAGPAGSATAYHLAKSGLDVLLLEKTAFPREKVCGDGLTPRATKQLVAMGIDISEEAGWLRNKGLRIIGGGSRLQLDWPELASYPDYGLVRKRDDFDEQLARQAQKAGARLYERCNVGAPIVHELTGHITGVHAKLGEEKTPVTFHAPLVVAADGNSTRLSLAMGLHRREDRPMGVAVRTYFTSPRHDDDYLESWLELWDRRGAQDRLLPGYGWIFGMGDGTSNVGLGILNSSSAFKELDWREILKAWCASMPADWGYTPENMTGPIRGAALPMAFNRQPHYTKGLLLVGDAGGLVNPFNGEGIAYAMESGAIAAEVIVQAHARATYAQRELALQRYPKILKDTYGGYYSLGRAFVKLIGNPKVMKIATQRGLTHPLLMRFTLKMLANLTDPTGGDAMDRIINGLSKVAPKA, encoded by the coding sequence GTGCCGGGCGGCACCCAGAAATCCAGATATCGACTTCCGGGAGACAGCACCGTGACCGAGTCCGCGTCCGTGACCGATTCCGTGACCCAGGCCCGCTCGGAGCACAGCGCGGACGTGATCGTCGTCGGTGCCGGGCCCGCCGGCTCGGCCACCGCCTATCACCTCGCCAAGTCCGGTCTGGATGTGCTCCTGCTGGAGAAGACCGCGTTCCCGCGCGAGAAGGTCTGCGGTGACGGGCTGACGCCGCGCGCCACCAAGCAGCTGGTCGCGATGGGTATCGACATCTCCGAGGAAGCGGGCTGGCTGCGCAACAAGGGCCTGCGGATCATCGGCGGCGGCTCCCGCCTCCAGCTCGACTGGCCGGAACTGGCCTCGTACCCGGACTACGGACTGGTCCGCAAGCGCGACGACTTCGACGAGCAGCTGGCCCGGCAGGCGCAGAAGGCCGGCGCGCGGCTGTACGAGCGCTGCAACGTGGGCGCGCCGATCGTCCACGAGCTGACCGGCCACATCACCGGCGTGCACGCCAAGCTCGGCGAGGAGAAGACCCCGGTCACCTTCCACGCCCCGCTGGTCGTCGCCGCCGACGGCAACTCCACCCGGCTCTCGCTGGCCATGGGGCTGCACCGGCGCGAGGACCGCCCCATGGGCGTGGCCGTGCGGACGTACTTCACCTCGCCCCGGCACGACGACGACTACCTGGAGTCCTGGCTGGAGCTGTGGGACCGCCGCGGCGCCCAGGACCGGCTGCTGCCCGGCTACGGCTGGATCTTCGGCATGGGCGACGGGACCAGCAACGTCGGCCTCGGCATCCTCAACTCCAGCTCCGCCTTCAAGGAGCTGGACTGGCGCGAGATCCTCAAGGCGTGGTGCGCCTCGATGCCCGCCGACTGGGGCTACACGCCGGAGAACATGACCGGCCCGATCCGCGGCGCCGCGCTCCCGATGGCCTTCAACCGCCAGCCGCACTACACCAAGGGCCTGCTGCTGGTCGGCGACGCGGGCGGGCTGGTCAACCCGTTCAACGGCGAGGGCATCGCCTACGCCATGGAGTCCGGCGCGATCGCCGCCGAGGTGATCGTGCAGGCGCACGCCCGCGCCACCTACGCGCAGCGCGAGCTGGCCCTGCAGCGCTACCCGAAGATCCTCAAGGACACCTACGGCGGTTACTACTCCCTCGGCCGCGCCTTCGTGAAGCTCATCGGCAACCCCAAGGTCATGAAGATCGCCACCCAGCGCGGTCTGACCCACCCGCTGCTGATGCGCTTCACCCTCAAGATGCTCGCCAACCTCACCGACCCCACGGGCGGTGACGCGATGGACCGCATCATCAACGGTCTGAGCAAGGTCGCACCGAAGGCATGA